A DNA window from Bacteroides cellulosilyticus contains the following coding sequences:
- a CDS encoding pyridoxal phosphate-dependent aminotransferase → MNQLSDRLNSLSPSATLAMSQKSAELKAQGVDVINLSVGEPDFNTPDHIKEAAKKAIDDNFSRYSPVPGYPALRNAIVEKLKKENGLEYTAAQISCANGAKQSVCNAVLVLVNPGDEVIVPAPYWVSYPEMVKLAEGTPVIVTAGIEQDFKITPAQLEAAITPKTKALILCSPSNPTGSVYSQEELKGLAEVLAKHPQVIVIADEIYEHINYIGKHQSIAQFPEMKDRTVIVNGVSKAYAMTGWRIGFIAGPEWLVKACNKLQGQYTSGPCSVSQKAAEAAYTGTQAPVEEMRKAFERRRDLIVKLAKEVPGFEVNVPQGAFYLFPKCDSFFGKSAGDRKIEDSDDLAMYLLEVAHVACVGGASFGAPECIRMSYATSDENIVESIRRIKEALAELK, encoded by the coding sequence ATGAATCAATTATCAGATCGTTTGAACAGTTTGTCGCCGTCGGCGACGCTGGCTATGTCGCAAAAGAGCGCCGAGTTGAAGGCACAAGGCGTTGACGTAATTAACCTGAGTGTGGGAGAGCCTGACTTTAATACTCCTGACCACATCAAAGAGGCTGCGAAAAAAGCGATAGACGACAACTTCTCTCGCTATTCTCCTGTTCCGGGATATCCGGCTTTGCGTAATGCAATCGTGGAGAAACTGAAAAAGGAAAACGGTCTGGAATATACAGCCGCACAAATTTCGTGTGCCAATGGTGCTAAGCAATCAGTTTGTAATGCAGTATTGGTGCTGGTGAATCCAGGTGATGAAGTGATTGTGCCTGCTCCTTACTGGGTAAGTTACCCGGAAATGGTGAAGTTGGCTGAGGGTACTCCGGTGATTGTTACCGCAGGTATCGAACAGGATTTCAAGATTACTCCTGCACAGTTGGAAGCTGCTATCACTCCGAAGACTAAAGCATTAATTCTTTGCTCACCTTCTAATCCGACCGGTTCAGTTTACTCTCAGGAAGAATTAAAAGGTTTGGCTGAGGTGTTGGCAAAACACCCGCAAGTTATTGTTATTGCTGACGAAATTTACGAGCATATCAATTATATTGGCAAGCACCAGAGTATTGCTCAGTTCCCCGAAATGAAAGATCGCACGGTAATCGTAAATGGTGTATCTAAAGCATATGCCATGACTGGTTGGCGTATTGGCTTCATTGCCGGACCGGAATGGCTTGTAAAAGCTTGTAATAAGCTGCAAGGTCAATATACTTCAGGCCCTTGTTCAGTATCTCAAAAGGCTGCTGAAGCTGCTTACACTGGAACGCAGGCTCCTGTAGAAGAAATGCGTAAGGCTTTCGAACGTCGTCGTGATTTAATTGTGAAGTTGGCAAAAGAAGTTCCGGGATTTGAAGTAAACGTACCGCAGGGTGCTTTCTATCTGTTCCCGAAATGTGATTCTTTCTTTGGAAAATCTGCCGGTGACCGTAAGATTGAAGATTCGGATGATTTGGCAATGTACTTGTTGGAAGTTGCTCATGTAGCTTGTGTGGGTGGTGCTTCATTTGGTGCGCCTGAATGTATCCGTATGAGTTATGCGACCAGCGATGAGAATATTGTGGAGTCTATCCGCCGTATTAAGGAAGCATTGGCTGAACTGAAATAA
- a CDS encoding DUF362 domain-containing protein produces the protein MAYVINDSCVACGTCIDECPVGAISEGDIYAIDPETCTDCGTCADVCPSEAIHPAE, from the coding sequence ATGGCTTACGTAATTAATGACAGTTGTGTTGCTTGTGGTACTTGTATTGACGAATGTCCGGTAGGAGCTATCTCAGAAGGTGATATCTACGCTATCGACCCTGAAACTTGCACAGATTGTGGTACTTGTGCTGATGTTTGTCCGTCTGAAGCAATTCACCCGGCAGAATAA